A single region of the Bacillus cereus genome encodes:
- the brnQ gene encoding branched-chain amino acid transport system II carrier protein, which yields MANKVPFSFIVVIGLMLFALFFGAGNLIFPAMLGQSAGENVWIANAGFLVTGVGLPLLGVLAFGFSGKDDLQSLASRAHPVFGIVFTTVLYLAIGPLFAIPRTGNVSYEIGLKPFMPEGLGSTPLILFTIVFFSITCFFSLNPAKIVDIVGKILTPIKLTFIGILVIVAFIHPIGEMQAPVEAYTSHAFFKGFQEGYLTMDTLASFVFGIIIINAIKEKGAKTKTQIMVVCAKATIIAASILAIIYTALSYMGASSVAKLGHLENGGEVLAKVSNYYFGSYGGVLLGLMITVACLTTSVGLVSACSSFFHKLFPNVSYKAIAVTLCVFSAIVANVGLTQLIAVSVPVLTAIYPLAIVLIFLTFFHSLFKGRAEVYQVSLTVTFIISLFDGLSAAGVNIEVVSQVFTKFLPMQEVGLGWIFPAIIGGFIGYGISVLKVKNQVQPAARANKKIG from the coding sequence ATGGCGAATAAAGTACCGTTTTCGTTCATAGTAGTTATTGGATTAATGTTATTTGCACTATTTTTTGGAGCAGGAAATTTAATTTTCCCGGCAATGCTTGGTCAATCGGCAGGAGAAAATGTATGGATTGCTAACGCTGGATTTTTAGTAACTGGTGTTGGATTACCATTACTAGGTGTACTAGCATTTGGTTTTTCAGGTAAAGATGATTTACAGTCATTAGCAAGTCGTGCTCACCCAGTGTTCGGGATTGTGTTTACAACAGTTTTATACTTAGCGATCGGTCCGTTATTTGCAATACCGAGAACAGGAAATGTATCTTATGAAATTGGTCTTAAGCCGTTTATGCCAGAGGGATTAGGTTCTACACCTTTAATTCTTTTCACAATTGTATTCTTTAGCATCACTTGTTTTTTTTCGCTAAATCCCGCGAAAATTGTCGATATTGTTGGAAAAATCTTAACGCCAATTAAATTAACATTCATCGGTATTTTAGTAATCGTTGCTTTTATTCACCCGATTGGAGAAATGCAAGCACCAGTTGAAGCTTATACATCACACGCATTCTTTAAAGGATTCCAAGAAGGATACTTAACGATGGACACGCTTGCATCATTCGTATTCGGAATCATCATCATTAATGCAATTAAAGAAAAAGGTGCGAAAACGAAAACGCAAATTATGGTCGTTTGTGCAAAAGCGACAATCATTGCAGCATCTATTTTAGCAATTATCTATACAGCTCTTTCTTATATGGGTGCTTCAAGTGTTGCAAAGCTTGGACATTTAGAGAACGGCGGAGAAGTATTAGCGAAAGTTTCTAACTACTATTTTGGATCATATGGTGGAGTATTATTAGGATTAATGATTACAGTAGCTTGTTTAACAACTAGTGTAGGACTTGTATCAGCATGTTCTTCATTCTTCCATAAGTTATTCCCAAATGTTTCTTACAAAGCAATTGCAGTCACGCTATGTGTATTTAGTGCAATTGTTGCAAACGTAGGATTAACACAATTAATCGCAGTTTCTGTTCCAGTATTAACAGCAATTTATCCACTAGCAATCGTATTGATTTTCTTAACATTCTTCCATTCATTATTCAAAGGAAGAGCTGAAGTTTATCAAGTGAGCTTAACTGTAACATTTATTATCAGCTTATTCGATGGATTAAGTGCAGCTGGAGTTAACATTGAAGTAGTAAGCCAAGTGTTCACTAAATTCCTTCCGATGCAGGAAGTAGGATTAGGCTGGATCTTCCCAGCGATTATCGGTGGATTTATCGGGTACGGTATTAGTGTTCTAAAAGTGAAAAATCAAGTTCAACCAGCAGCTAGAGCGAATAAGAAAATAGGTTAA
- a CDS encoding VOC family protein, which produces MKKTIDHIGIAVRDIDSTIRFYEKVLLGTLIDRYVSEAPGVESEVAILEVDGDRIELLAPTNNTTSPIARFIKQKGKGVHHVAYRVDDLDVALEELKEQGIRTLEHTLRMNKHGRRLIYLNPADTEGTIIEYCDYPEEK; this is translated from the coding sequence ATGAAAAAAACAATTGATCATATCGGCATCGCAGTTCGAGATATAGATAGTACGATACGTTTTTATGAAAAGGTATTGTTAGGAACTTTAATAGATCGTTACGTAAGTGAGGCACCAGGCGTTGAAAGTGAAGTGGCTATTCTTGAAGTAGATGGCGATAGAATTGAATTACTTGCGCCTACGAATAATACGACATCTCCAATAGCCCGATTTATTAAACAAAAAGGTAAAGGCGTTCATCACGTTGCGTATCGTGTAGATGATTTAGATGTAGCTTTAGAAGAGTTAAAAGAACAAGGTATTCGAACGTTAGAACATACACTTCGAATGAATAAACATGGTAGGCGATTAATTTACCTTAACCCAGCAGATACTGAAGGGACAATTATTGAGTATTGTGATTATCCGGAAGAGAAATAA
- a CDS encoding CgeB family protein produces the protein MEISNSAENYNVLFVKSGASVYFPVLEESIFNSLTKAIGNVTMVTYENLVKTALKIQPSLIIVFHGFEEGITKGIQELKQYKFKTALWLTDDPYFTDVTKNLVLDYDYVFTQDTGCIDFYKDLGCDNVYYLPLAAEPPLYTPILTEEEYAFDISFIGTAFDNRLAFIDSIAEYLVTKNTLIIGCNWDRLKSYELLKDKILLLPFLVYKNSMGYYKKSKININIHRSIEDLTFNINKVKINACSINNRTFEIASTGAFQMTDIRSDLEKCYIPGAQIETFTSSVDFIEKAERYLVNPAQRKKIAMEGLKRTLIEHTYDKRVKQLLKIIESNPKKENEI, from the coding sequence GTGGAGATTTCAAATAGTGCTGAAAATTATAACGTATTATTTGTTAAATCTGGTGCTTCTGTATATTTTCCGGTGCTAGAGGAATCTATATTTAATAGTTTGACAAAAGCAATTGGTAATGTAACGATGGTAACATACGAAAATTTGGTGAAAACAGCTTTAAAGATACAACCGTCTCTCATTATTGTATTCCATGGTTTTGAAGAAGGGATAACTAAGGGGATACAAGAATTAAAGCAATATAAATTTAAGACTGCACTCTGGCTTACAGATGATCCTTACTTTACAGATGTGACGAAAAACTTAGTGCTTGATTATGATTATGTTTTTACACAAGATACAGGATGTATTGATTTTTATAAAGATTTAGGCTGTGATAATGTATATTACTTGCCTTTAGCGGCCGAACCTCCTTTATATACGCCGATACTTACGGAAGAGGAATACGCATTTGATATTAGTTTCATAGGGACTGCTTTTGATAATCGGCTCGCGTTTATTGATTCAATTGCAGAGTACTTAGTGACTAAAAACACTCTAATTATAGGATGTAATTGGGATAGACTAAAAAGTTATGAGTTATTGAAGGATAAAATTTTACTTTTACCATTTTTGGTTTATAAAAATAGTATGGGATATTACAAAAAAAGTAAAATTAACATTAATATACATCGTTCGATAGAGGATTTAACATTTAATATAAATAAAGTAAAAATAAATGCTTGTTCCATTAATAATCGTACATTCGAAATAGCTAGTACAGGTGCTTTTCAAATGACGGATATTCGTTCAGACTTGGAAAAGTGCTATATTCCAGGGGCACAAATTGAGACATTTACTTCATCGGTTGATTTTATAGAGAAAGCAGAAAGATATTTAGTGAATCCGGCACAAAGAAAGAAAATTGCGATGGAAGGACTTAAGAGAACGCTAATCGAACATACATATGATAAAAGGGTAAAACAGTTGTTAAAAATAATTGAAAGTAACCCTAAAAAAGAAAATGAAATTTAA
- a CDS encoding copper resistance CopC/CopD family protein, producing the protein MSVKVIRRLGAWLLIACVFIILIPKSASAHAYVVKSNPTENETLKKAPPVVKIEFDEDIQVSHFNTLFVRDSSGKRVDLKDAHIDKSNKKLLEAGLKENLKNGLYSIQWKAISADGHPIQGVIPFRIGSAEAGTDDIKVEEMGYVPKIDMIVERGILYTSFSLFIGVLLFNLILYKGSESQVQSRSKKIIWISLFGIFISLLFNLPLQAKINADVSWLEAFDPLLLKETLQLSVFGYVWITQMALISMLIIVTYFAMKREKLSSFKVWSIPILLFIGLLVMKAFNSHAYGLKFKEIAVVMDFLHLFAASLWVGGLSSIILLLRKEDGKWAMYWDAIKRFSPWATGTVIVILLTGLFNSTFFIPTIHSLFDTKYGLALLAKILLFVCMGILGIIHYVKGRMRAQQRLGATVKVEFIIGVIVFIIVAFMTNVQTPPMPPTGPFTESKQLDNGYELTLNVSPNKVGQNTFHITLKDENGQPVTDMEQIILTTQSLDMNMGKGSFKVSAVSPGEYEAEGMYINMTGNWNIQVHGLTKSLDSFDTDYKFIVGGR; encoded by the coding sequence ATGAGTGTGAAAGTAATAAGAAGGTTAGGGGCATGGCTATTAATTGCATGCGTTTTTATCATATTAATACCAAAAAGTGCATCTGCTCATGCGTATGTTGTAAAATCAAACCCTACGGAAAATGAAACATTAAAGAAAGCACCACCTGTTGTGAAAATTGAATTTGATGAGGATATACAAGTTTCACATTTTAATACATTGTTTGTAAGAGATTCCTCAGGTAAAAGAGTAGATTTAAAAGATGCTCATATAGATAAAAGTAATAAAAAATTATTAGAAGCTGGCTTAAAAGAGAATCTCAAAAATGGTCTCTATTCTATTCAGTGGAAAGCTATTTCAGCTGATGGACATCCAATTCAAGGAGTTATTCCGTTCCGTATTGGGTCAGCAGAAGCGGGAACAGATGATATAAAAGTAGAAGAGATGGGCTATGTTCCGAAAATCGATATGATTGTGGAACGCGGAATTTTATATACAAGTTTTTCTCTATTTATCGGTGTTCTATTATTTAATCTTATCCTTTATAAAGGAAGTGAAAGTCAAGTTCAGTCGAGGAGTAAGAAAATAATATGGATATCATTATTTGGTATATTCATTAGTTTACTTTTCAATTTACCATTGCAAGCGAAAATAAATGCTGATGTTTCATGGCTAGAAGCATTCGATCCTTTATTATTAAAAGAAACATTACAGCTATCTGTTTTTGGTTATGTATGGATCACTCAAATGGCTCTTATTAGTATGCTTATAATTGTTACATATTTTGCGATGAAGCGTGAAAAGCTTTCGTCTTTTAAAGTATGGAGCATTCCAATACTATTATTTATTGGGTTACTTGTTATGAAAGCCTTCAATAGTCATGCATATGGATTAAAGTTTAAAGAAATTGCTGTCGTTATGGACTTTCTACATTTATTTGCAGCTTCATTATGGGTTGGTGGTCTATCATCGATTATTCTTCTTTTACGTAAAGAGGATGGTAAGTGGGCTATGTATTGGGATGCGATTAAGCGTTTTTCACCATGGGCAACAGGTACTGTCATAGTGATTTTATTAACAGGTCTTTTTAACAGTACATTTTTTATTCCAACGATCCATTCACTATTTGATACGAAGTATGGATTAGCCTTATTAGCAAAGATACTTTTATTCGTTTGTATGGGTATATTGGGAATTATTCATTATGTGAAAGGGAGAATGCGAGCGCAGCAAAGGTTAGGAGCTACGGTGAAAGTAGAGTTTATCATTGGAGTTATCGTTTTCATAATCGTGGCCTTTATGACAAACGTACAAACACCACCGATGCCTCCTACTGGACCTTTTACAGAGAGTAAACAATTAGATAATGGATATGAACTTACGCTAAATGTAAGTCCTAATAAAGTAGGACAGAATACATTTCATATTACTTTGAAGGATGAAAATGGACAACCTGTTACTGATATGGAGCAAATTATACTAACGACTCAATCGTTAGATATGAATATGGGCAAAGGTTCATTTAAAGTTTCGGCAGTTTCACCGGGAGAATATGAAGCGGAAGGTATGTATATTAACATGACAGGAAACTGGAATATACAAGTTCACGGATTAACAAAATCTCTTGATAGCTTTGATACGGATTATAAATTTATAGTAGGCGGCAGGTAA
- a CDS encoding YcnI family protein, translating to MKRIKKLGTTMIATIIAMGIFSLPVSAHVTVKPATSDVSSWETYTIKVPVEKNMATTKVTLKIPSGVEFQQYEPVPGWKVEEQKDAAGKVKTVIWEATGDGILPGQFQRFTFVAKNPDKEQKIAWDAYQQYKDGEIVEWTGDEKAEKPHSLTTIAKGTSLTGEHGEVSNVKENAGIINMQTIAIILSILAIVSSVGTCIFVVRRKK from the coding sequence ATGAAACGTATAAAAAAATTAGGAACAACAATGATCGCAACAATAATTGCAATGGGAATTTTTTCGTTACCTGTTAGTGCTCATGTGACTGTAAAACCAGCAACTTCTGACGTTAGCTCTTGGGAAACTTATACAATAAAGGTACCTGTTGAAAAGAATATGGCAACAACAAAAGTTACACTGAAAATACCATCTGGAGTCGAGTTTCAACAGTATGAGCCAGTGCCAGGATGGAAAGTGGAAGAACAAAAAGATGCAGCTGGAAAAGTTAAAACTGTAATATGGGAAGCAACAGGAGATGGGATTTTACCTGGTCAGTTCCAGCGATTTACTTTCGTAGCTAAAAATCCAGATAAAGAACAAAAAATAGCTTGGGATGCATATCAGCAATATAAGGACGGAGAAATTGTTGAATGGACAGGTGATGAGAAAGCTGAGAAACCACATTCTCTTACTACGATTGCAAAAGGTACATCATTAACAGGAGAACATGGTGAAGTATCTAATGTGAAAGAGAATGCAGGTATCATTAATATGCAAACAATAGCAATTATCTTATCCATTTTGGCAATTGTATCGTCAGTGGGTACTTGTATTTTTGTAGTACGTCGTAAAAAATAG
- a CDS encoding nucleoside transporter C-terminal domain-containing protein, translated as MNFILNILGIFIVILFVFLCSPNKRKIKWRPISILIILELFITWFMLGTKLGSIIINKIASFFSWLLSCANEGIRFAFPSAMENQTIDFFFSALLPIIFVITFFDILSYFGILTWIIDKVGAIISKISRLPKLESFFSIQMMFLGNTEALAVVRDQLSVLKENRLLTFGIMSMSSVSGSILGAYLSMVPATYIFSAIPLNCINALILANVLNPIEVTKEEDIIYSPSKNEKKDFFSTISNSMLVGMNMVIVILAMVIGYVALTACLNGILSFFVTGLTIQKIFSIIFSPFAFLLGVSGSDAMYVAELMGIKITTNEFVAMMDLKSNLKSLQPHTIAVATTFLASFANFSTVGMIYGTYNSLFGGEKSSIIGKNVWKLLVSGMAVSLLSAMLVGLFVW; from the coding sequence ATGAATTTCATATTAAATATTTTAGGGATTTTCATTGTAATATTATTCGTTTTCCTATGTTCGCCTAATAAAAGAAAAATAAAATGGAGACCAATCAGTATTCTAATAATATTGGAGCTTTTTATTACATGGTTTATGTTAGGTACCAAATTGGGTAGTATCATAATTAATAAAATTGCGTCATTTTTCAGTTGGCTACTTTCATGTGCGAATGAAGGTATTCGATTTGCATTTCCTTCAGCTATGGAAAATCAAACAATTGATTTCTTCTTTAGCGCATTACTTCCTATCATTTTTGTTATCACTTTTTTTGATATTCTTTCTTATTTTGGAATCTTAACTTGGATTATCGATAAAGTAGGTGCAATCATTTCAAAGATTTCTCGTTTACCAAAGTTAGAAAGCTTCTTTTCCATTCAAATGATGTTTTTAGGAAACACGGAAGCACTTGCAGTTGTTCGTGATCAATTATCTGTTTTAAAAGAAAATCGTTTGTTGACTTTTGGAATTATGAGTATGAGTAGCGTCAGCGGTTCCATTCTTGGTGCTTATCTATCAATGGTTCCAGCAACATATATTTTCAGCGCCATTCCTTTAAACTGTATTAACGCATTAATTTTAGCCAATGTTTTAAATCCTATAGAAGTCACTAAAGAAGAAGATATTATTTATTCACCTTCAAAAAATGAAAAAAAAGATTTCTTTTCTACCATTTCAAATAGTATGTTAGTTGGGATGAATATGGTTATTGTTATTTTAGCTATGGTAATTGGATATGTAGCATTAACAGCATGTTTAAATGGGATTTTAAGTTTTTTTGTAACAGGTTTAACAATTCAAAAAATCTTCTCTATTATCTTTAGTCCTTTTGCATTTTTACTTGGTGTATCAGGCAGTGATGCTATGTATGTAGCTGAATTAATGGGGATAAAAATAACAACGAACGAATTTGTTGCAATGATGGATTTAAAATCAAACTTAAAGTCTTTACAACCGCATACGATTGCAGTTGCAACAACATTTCTAGCCTCTTTTGCTAACTTTAGTACAGTAGGTATGATTTATGGAACTTACAATTCATTATTTGGCGGAGAAAAATCTTCAATCATCGGTAAGAATGTTTGGAAGCTTCTTGTTAGCGGAATGGCTGTTTCCTTATTAAGCGCTATGCTTGTGGGGCTTTTTGTATGGTAA
- a CDS encoding DMT family transporter, which translates to MTQLSRTKTAIILTFLVFMWGINWPLSKFALHYTPPVLFAGVRTLIGGFILLLFALPKYKELHLKETWHLYVISSLLNIIIFYGLQTVGLQYMPAGLFSAIVFLQPVLLGIFSWIWLEEAMYGLKIFGLILGFIGVGVISSSSLTGHISIIGVLLALGCAIGWALGTVFIKKTGHRVNAIWMVTLQLIIGGLCLIGFGSEFESWSNIAWSIPFVSVLLFISFFVIAMGWLAYFTLVGAGEASKVGAYTFLIPLIAIIVSSIFLHEAITISLFIGLLFIVVSICFVNIKPKTLAVGQQVEMK; encoded by the coding sequence GTGACACAGCTTTCTCGAACTAAGACAGCCATAATCCTTACGTTTCTCGTTTTCATGTGGGGAATCAATTGGCCTTTATCTAAGTTTGCCCTACATTATACACCACCCGTTTTATTTGCAGGCGTTCGAACTTTAATTGGAGGATTCATTTTACTCCTTTTCGCTTTACCGAAATACAAAGAGTTACATTTAAAAGAAACTTGGCATTTATACGTTATTTCTTCTTTACTTAACATCATTATATTTTACGGACTACAAACTGTCGGACTTCAATACATGCCCGCCGGACTATTCTCCGCAATCGTATTTCTCCAACCTGTCTTACTCGGCATTTTCTCATGGATTTGGCTTGAAGAGGCAATGTATGGCTTGAAAATTTTCGGACTTATTCTTGGATTTATTGGTGTAGGGGTTATTAGCTCTAGTAGTTTAACTGGACATATTTCTATTATCGGTGTTCTACTTGCTTTAGGCTGTGCTATCGGCTGGGCACTCGGCACAGTATTTATTAAGAAAACTGGACACCGCGTTAATGCCATTTGGATGGTAACACTTCAGCTTATTATTGGCGGACTTTGCTTAATCGGATTTGGTTCAGAATTTGAAAGCTGGTCTAACATCGCTTGGAGTATACCATTTGTAAGTGTACTACTATTCATCTCATTCTTTGTTATTGCAATGGGGTGGCTCGCTTACTTCACACTTGTTGGAGCCGGTGAAGCAAGCAAAGTTGGAGCTTATACATTCCTTATCCCTCTTATCGCTATTATTGTAAGTTCAATTTTCTTACATGAGGCAATTACGATTAGCTTATTTATCGGACTTTTATTTATTGTGGTAAGTATTTGTTTTGTAAATATAAAGCCGAAAACACTTGCTGTAGGGCAGCAAGTTGAAATGAAATAA
- a CDS encoding LysR family transcriptional regulator, which translates to MTITQLQVLIKTVELGSFTKAARVLNMTQPAVSHAISSIESELGVTILIRDKRKGLLVTDVGNRILVHIREILNGVEKIEQEVAMEKGHEVGTIRIGSFPSASAHFLPKMINLFKEKYPNLEVVLCEGTIKEVEDWLVSRVVDIGIVILPNKDMEIVPLTKGKMVVILREDHPLCKKDSITISDLENEPIILCKGGYEPPIIDMFKQANVPLRAEYVISTVTTALNMIQEGLGIAILAELSLTNLPKNVQTRELEPQVWREIALAVPSLKDSSIAVQLFIEEFQALFTE; encoded by the coding sequence ATGACCATTACACAACTGCAAGTATTAATAAAAACTGTTGAGTTAGGTAGTTTTACGAAGGCTGCTCGGGTGTTAAATATGACGCAACCAGCTGTAAGTCATGCGATTTCAAGTATTGAGTCAGAATTAGGAGTTACTATTCTTATACGTGATAAACGAAAAGGATTACTCGTTACGGATGTAGGAAACAGAATTCTTGTACATATTAGAGAGATTTTGAACGGTGTAGAGAAGATTGAACAAGAAGTTGCGATGGAGAAAGGGCACGAAGTTGGGACGATTCGAATTGGTAGTTTTCCGAGTGCTTCTGCGCATTTCTTACCCAAAATGATAAATCTTTTTAAGGAGAAGTATCCGAACTTAGAAGTCGTTCTTTGTGAAGGGACGATTAAAGAAGTTGAAGATTGGTTAGTATCGAGGGTTGTTGATATAGGAATTGTTATTTTGCCTAATAAAGATATGGAGATTGTCCCATTAACGAAGGGGAAAATGGTTGTTATCTTAAGAGAGGATCATCCTCTTTGTAAGAAGGACTCTATTACAATTAGTGATTTAGAGAATGAACCGATCATATTATGTAAGGGCGGATACGAACCACCCATTATTGATATGTTTAAACAAGCCAACGTACCACTTCGGGCTGAGTATGTAATTTCGACCGTTACTACAGCTTTAAATATGATTCAAGAAGGATTAGGTATTGCAATATTAGCTGAATTATCTTTAACGAATTTACCAAAAAATGTGCAAACGAGAGAGTTGGAACCGCAAGTATGGAGAGAAATTGCTTTAGCTGTTCCATCATTAAAGGATTCTTCAATCGCTGTGCAGCTATTTATTGAAGAATTTCAAGCGCTATTTACAGAATAA
- a CDS encoding Rrf2 family transcriptional regulator — protein sequence MKISSRFSIAVHILSILKNNPSSLCTSDYMAKSVNTNPVVIRKIMSYLKQAGFVYVNRGPGGAGLLKDLHEITLLDVYHAVNVVEEDKLFHIHEQPNPDCPIGANIQVVLEVILIQAQSAMEEVLKNITMGQLFESLQEKMNA from the coding sequence ATGAAAATTAGTAGCCGCTTTTCTATAGCTGTTCATATTTTATCTATTTTAAAAAACAATCCATCTTCACTTTGCACTTCAGACTATATGGCCAAAAGTGTAAATACAAATCCGGTAGTCATTCGTAAAATAATGTCGTACTTGAAACAAGCTGGATTTGTTTACGTAAATCGCGGACCAGGTGGCGCGGGGTTATTAAAGGATTTACATGAAATCACGTTGTTAGATGTGTATCATGCAGTAAATGTAGTGGAAGAGGATAAACTATTTCATATTCATGAGCAACCAAATCCAGATTGTCCAATTGGCGCGAATATTCAAGTGGTGTTAGAAGTTATATTAATTCAAGCGCAATCCGCGATGGAAGAAGTTTTGAAAAATATTACGATGGGGCAGTTGTTTGAATCTTTACAAGAGAAAATGAATGCTTAA
- a CDS encoding DsbA family oxidoreductase, which yields MTVKMKVYSDFICPFCFLAKGPLDEVAKEKDVEIEWMPFELRPSPYSKIDPWNEPEKLGSWDAFILPTAKKLGIDMRLPRVSPHPYTHLAFEGCEFAKERGLGNEYHHRVFTAFFQEEQNIEDIDVLTKLAVEVGLPEAEFKDALVNRKYKEKHQEAIQRAYDEANIMAVPTVMIGDEVIQGLASKETLERVIDKEIEKNKTNSFEGMQCNTDGYC from the coding sequence ATGACTGTAAAAATGAAAGTATACTCAGACTTTATATGTCCGTTTTGTTTTTTAGCAAAAGGTCCATTAGATGAAGTAGCGAAAGAGAAAGACGTAGAAATTGAATGGATGCCATTTGAATTACGTCCAAGTCCATATTCAAAAATAGATCCATGGAATGAACCAGAAAAGTTAGGTTCATGGGATGCTTTCATTCTTCCTACAGCGAAGAAATTAGGAATCGATATGCGCTTGCCACGTGTTTCACCGCATCCATATACACATCTAGCTTTTGAAGGATGTGAATTTGCGAAAGAACGTGGGCTAGGGAATGAGTATCATCACCGCGTATTCACCGCATTTTTCCAAGAAGAACAAAACATTGAAGATATTGATGTGTTAACAAAACTAGCGGTAGAAGTAGGGCTTCCAGAAGCTGAATTTAAAGATGCATTAGTAAATCGAAAATATAAAGAAAAACATCAAGAAGCAATTCAGCGTGCATATGATGAAGCGAATATTATGGCTGTTCCAACTGTCATGATTGGCGATGAAGTCATTCAAGGGCTTGCTAGTAAAGAAACGCTAGAGAGAGTAATTGATAAAGAAATTGAAAAGAATAAAACAAATTCTTTTGAAGGAATGCAATGTAATACAGATGGATATTGCTAA
- a CDS encoding nitroreductase family protein, protein MSATTTNLKEAIVNRRSIRKVTKNDAITKERIEEVLKTALHAPTSFNMQSGRMVVLMDGEHEKFWDIVKETLRSRVPAENFEATVERLKGFHTGVGTVLFFEDQATVEKMQENAPLYKDQFPFWSHQGNAMLQHTVWMLLSAEGIGASLQHYNPIVDAEVKETWNIPAEWSLVGQMPFGEPNEEPGERTFLPTEDVVKFY, encoded by the coding sequence ATGTCAGCAACTACAACAAACTTAAAAGAAGCAATCGTGAACCGTCGTTCAATTCGTAAAGTAACAAAAAATGATGCAATTACAAAAGAAAGAATTGAAGAGGTTTTAAAAACAGCTTTACACGCACCAACATCTTTCAATATGCAAAGTGGCCGTATGGTTGTATTAATGGATGGAGAGCATGAAAAGTTTTGGGATATCGTAAAAGAAACGCTTAGATCACGCGTACCAGCAGAAAACTTTGAAGCGACTGTAGAAAGACTAAAAGGTTTCCATACAGGTGTAGGTACAGTTTTATTCTTTGAAGATCAAGCAACTGTAGAAAAAATGCAAGAAAATGCACCGTTATATAAAGATCAATTCCCATTCTGGTCTCATCAAGGTAATGCCATGTTACAACATACTGTGTGGATGCTATTGTCTGCTGAAGGAATTGGCGCATCACTGCAACATTACAACCCAATCGTAGATGCTGAGGTAAAAGAAACTTGGAACATTCCAGCAGAGTGGAGTTTAGTAGGACAAATGCCATTTGGTGAGCCAAATGAAGAACCAGGGGAAAGAACATTCTTACCTACTGAAGATGTAGTGAAATTTTATTAA
- a CDS encoding GNAT family N-acetyltransferase: protein MKTYEFKLNIPTLEEYKYLCDSVGWTNYMNFEVADTSLQHSIHCITVKDNDQIIGMGRIVGDGSIYFYIQDIVVHPDYQKHGIGKEIMHRLVAYLNENAPDKAFVGLFASQGKESFYEKFDFKDYSPNMTGMFTVISK from the coding sequence TTGAAAACATATGAGTTTAAACTTAACATTCCAACATTAGAAGAATATAAATATTTGTGTGATTCTGTTGGATGGACTAATTATATGAATTTTGAAGTAGCGGATACTTCACTGCAGCATTCTATTCACTGCATCACAGTCAAAGATAATGATCAAATTATCGGCATGGGGAGAATTGTTGGCGATGGATCTATCTATTTCTATATTCAAGATATAGTGGTTCATCCAGATTATCAGAAACATGGTATTGGGAAAGAAATCATGCATCGTTTAGTTGCATACTTAAATGAGAACGCCCCTGATAAGGCGTTTGTCGGTTTGTTTGCATCACAAGGTAAAGAATCGTTCTATGAGAAATTTGATTTTAAAGATTACTCACCAAACATGACAGGGATGTTTACTGTCATTTCAAAATAA